One Panicum virgatum strain AP13 chromosome 3N, P.virgatum_v5, whole genome shotgun sequence DNA segment encodes these proteins:
- the LOC120664534 gene encoding uncharacterized protein LOC120664534 has product MEGVETLGNTKKNSMKRKNGKKWGPVVAERKSLRTSQDTRTMEEKARDIKKIRNLEENYIRKGAGLDGHKNGADKMLEVHEFMETDVHGRVVRRGGSMVQLLGGSPQDPFGDHGPMKNFKLGAAWRSMV; this is encoded by the exons ATGGAGGGGGTTGAGACTCTGGGGAATACCAAGAAGAACAGCATGAAgaggaaaaatggaaaaaaatggGGGCCAGTAGTGGCTGAAAGGAAAAGCCTAAGGACCAGTCAAGACACCAGGACCATGGAAGAAAAAGCTAGAGATATCAAGAAAATCAGGAATCTGGAGGAAAATTACATCAGGAAAG GGGCAGGTTTGGATGGACATAAAAATGGTGCTGACAAGATGCTGGAAGTGCATGAATTTATGGAAACCGATGTTCATGGGCGCGTCGTCAGAAGGGGTGGGTCAATGGTGCAGCTACTTGGAGGAAGCCCTCAGGACCCCTTTGGCGATCATGGACCGATGAAGAACTTCAAGCTGGGCGCGGCATGGCGAAGCATGGTGTGA
- the LOC120664535 gene encoding L10-interacting MYB domain-containing protein-like, with product MPEIDWNAENTRIVCKLFAEQVEKGNRPSTYLNALGYAEVEKGFKDRTGLEISKGQLKNKWDKLKEDFRAWRKKARADIPGCGKFRKQPLQNEEELARCFVGITNIGIDHWSPHGGNGAAPPIDGETQEAAWIFGTQDDAFLAENQDEENVISPSPATGKRLARPFPGKDKEKKQKTGNAILIQEAVTSMASSANEYVSKREGKYSIDQVMELVIACGAGYGSNEHYVASELFVKKEQREMFMTLPTDEIRFNWLTRKYNDKYQK from the exons ATGCCGGAAATTGATTGGAACGCTGAGAACACCCGGATTGTGTGTAAATTGTTTGCCGAACAAGTTGAGAAAGGAAATCGACCAAGCACTTACCTGAATGCACTTGGTTATGCTGAGGTTGAGAAAGGGTTCAAAGATAGGACAGGGCTTGAGATCAGCAAGGGTCAACTGAAAAACAAGTGGGACAAGTTAAAAGAAGATTTCAGGGCATGGA GGAAGAAAGCTAGAGCT GATATTCCTGGATGTGGAAAGTTCAGGAAGCAACCCCTTCAAAATGAAGAAGAATTGGCAAGGTGTTTTGTGGGCATCACTAATATTGGTATTGACCATTGGTCTCCTCATGGAGGTAATGGCGCAGCACCTCCAATTGATGGTGAAACACAAGAGGCGGCATGGATTTTTGGGACACAAGATGATGCATTTCTTGCTGAAAATCAAGACGAAGAGAATGTTATTTCTCCTTCACCTGCTACTGGCAAGAGGTTAGCAAGACCTTTTCCAGGAaaagacaaagaaaagaagCAAAAGACAGGAAATGCAATCCTCATTCAAGAAGCAGTTACAAGTATGGCTAGCTCAGCTAATGAGTATGTTTCCAAGAGAGAGGGAAAATATTCAATTGACCAAGTGATGGAACTTGTGATTGCTTGTGGTGCCGGCTATGGGAGCAATGAGCATTATGTTGCATCTGAATTGTTTGTGAAGAAGGAGCAACGAGAGATGTTTATGACCTTGCCTACTGACGAGATACGGTTCAATTGGTTGACCAGGAAATACAATGACAAGTATCAAAAGTAG